A region from the Hydra vulgaris chromosome 10, alternate assembly HydraT2T_AEP genome encodes:
- the LOC136086249 gene encoding uncharacterized protein LOC136086249, with the protein MKMELCVDINNSLTKMVAPSISQEISDTVMDYLNINGGIVSLKNPDLVLTNRHFLQICKEKDKFNLTWPNLSVFFTSLFKYPISRVMLIKCLQKSKDFIAKVNRAKNFDLRKYFLSSALSFIGAFPDVVGLSPSNACSTPTSIHNSDIVPNQITVSVSSDLNLQIANDDFLCSVTPNSIVYTPLGNDSENFLLEAQVNEVNLPVSNSDKKLPILSGDLAYQIKKYKQRINYLKLQNRQINKRCNEYKRKYQAILSKYNVRNVNKREVRKDCRINQLLQKNFRLEKEIDLARKRSQSDRQKAWYFKKKIENTVLKTSDEANDSILKESLNYFENLSEELKERVNFFEKNVIDVFEGGRYNDEIRSVYYDLLSKNVSVNNVESVIRTVLQKMAGISCGTLPKKSLAAEFFSEMNLLSKAQVREAILDSTHNVLHTDGTKYNFREIGSFQVTTSSGSYTFGIEDMFSGEAQSYFGELKNLLTDMSQIFSPEKENYEDDLRKLIFSFKSLMTDRTIVNSSFFSQFKHWREAILPFVVENYELLPLNEKLKISQMHHVFCGLHVIHNLGIYAEKAIIEWEKVVEQEGSVHGGFINSQNSRTFDILYELSKLTSYRHGDQRNGKADEWRAFLRKKFSKNFMVSFLHHRFNIIFLLGGATYFHKDHLKEFVFNLDGSNFLHESNRHDIDNIIFHASTRALGIFNKLISGPLFRIIEEEGHIFSLNTVWSQMFNYFVYCSSDASIMLSGSTFFDVKYLTKDELFDCLLNTNNI; encoded by the exons ATGAAAATGGAGTTGt gtgttgACATTAACAATAGTCTCACCAAAATGGTTGCTCCATCTATAAGTCAAGAaa tatctgACACTGTTATGGATTATCTTAATATTAATGGAGGCATTGTATCCCTCAAAAATCCAGATTTGGTTTTAACCAATCgccattttttacaaatttgtaaagaaaaagataaatttaacttGACATGGCCAAATCTTTCAGTATTTTTTACATCCTTGTTTAAATACCCTATATCTAGAGTTATGCTGATCAAGTGCCTTCAAAAGTCAAAAGATTTTATTGCAAAAGTAAATCGTgccaaaaattttgatttaagaaagtattttttaagcTCTGCTTTATCTTTTATTGGTGCTTTTCCGGATGTTGTTGGTTTGTCACCTTCTAATGCTTGTTCTACCCCAACTTCTATCCACAATAGTGATATTGTTCCAAATCAAATTACTGTTTCTGTATCTTCTGATTTGAACTTGCAAATTGCTAATGATGATTTTTTGTGTTCTGTTACCCCAAACTCTATTGTATACACCCCTTTAGGAAATGATTCTGAAAATTTTCTTCTTGAAGCGCAAGTTAATGAAGTGAATCTGCCAGTTTCCAATTCAGATAAAAAACTACCTATATTATCAGGTGATTTGgcctatcaaataaaaaaatacaaacagagaattaattatcttaaattacaaaacagacaaattaataaaagatgtaatgaatataaaagaaaatatcaagCAATCTTGTCAAAATATAATGTCAGAAATGTCAACAAAAGAGAAGTTAGAAAGGATTGTAGGATTAACcaattgttgcaaaaaaattttagattagaaaaagaaattgatttggCTAGAAAACGTTCACAATCAGATAGACAAAAGGCATggtattttaagaaaaaaattgaaaacactGTTTTGAAAACATCTGATGAAGCGAATGACTCAATCTTAAAGGAGAgtttaaattactttgaaaatcttTCAGAAGAGCTGAAGGAAAGagttaacttttttgaaaaaaatgtaattgatgtttttgaagGAGGTAGATATAATGATGAAATTCGCTCTGTATATTATGAccttttaagtaaaaatgtttctgttAACAATGTTGAATCAGTTATCAGAACTGTACTACAAAAAATGGCTGGAATTTCATGTGGCACACttccaaaaaaatctttggctgctgaattttttagtgaaatgaACCTTTTATCAAAAGCACAGGTTAGAGAGGCTATATTGGATAGTACACACAATGTTCTTCATACAGATGGCACAAAGTATAATTTTAGAGAGATTGGTAGTTTTCAAGTCACAACGTCATCTGGAAGCTACACGTTTGGGATAGAAGATATGTTTTCAGGCGAGGCACAATCTTATTTTGGAGAGCTAAAAAATTTACTCACTGATATGTCTCAGATATTTTCTCCTGAAAAAGAAAACTATGAGGATGATCTTCGGAAgcttattttttcattcaaatctTTGATGACAGATCGCACCATAgttaattcaagtttttttagccaatttaaaCATTGGAGAGAAGCAATTTTGCCTTTTGTTGTTGAAAACTATGAACTACTtcctttaaatgaaaaattaaaaatttctcaaatgcATCATGTTTTTTGTGGCTTACATGTTATCCATAATTTAGGAATATATGCAGAAAAAGCAATCATAGAATGGGAAAAAGTGGTTGAGCAGGAAGGTAGTGTTCATGGTGGTTTTATAAATTCTCAAAACTCACGTACCTTTGATATTTTGTATGAACTTTCAAAACTTACAAGCTATAGACATGGCGATCAACGGAACGGGAAAGCTGATGAATGGAGGGCATTTTTGcgtaaaaagttttcaaaaaattttatggtttCATTTCTGCATCATCggtttaacattatatttttacttgGTGGAGCAACGTATTTTCATAAAGATCATcttaaagaatttgtttttaatcttgATGGTTCAAATTTCCTTCATGAATCAAATAGGCATGATATTGACAACATAATTTTTCATGCTTCAACCAGAGCTCTgggaatttttaataaactgataTCAGGACCTCTTTTTCGTATTATTGAAGAAGAAggtcatattttttctttaaataccgTTTGGTCgcaaatgtttaattattttgtttattgttctTCTGATGCATCAATAATGTTAAGTGGTTCTACATTTTTTGATGTCAAATATCTCACTAAGGATGAATTGTTTGATTGTTTGTTGAACACGAACAACATATAA
- the LOC136085884 gene encoding uncharacterized protein LOC136085884 — protein sequence MIQSQLRDQLPGGKYHNPDVGVLEETQNCPRTNIVSERDFASYDRRLKMKPNMTTVAAAGVIMFNNNKTADWIYGKSQEELARLVLLARRNRKGYIRKYREKKANILQYKIDEMDKRNLEKEIKEQKASEEKEFLTTEIGKDGGLILCKEDFEQILGTENEIVMKLQRQIKFRKKVLQQKFPEKWLQLGEKVKGENYKKFGIEALKTNLLSIFKFLKDAPEQRANTIKCSVIRQNNERQEMLLTLKKKVRLEGDTRLLMETRKIIRAGTSKGGVPKFLGKRIKHKMVDEGGKDVWYSGLVVSVLDDNEFDDECEFEILYDGFEDKYDIELVKEWRMKCVVIEGKADGYVEGEIRKKQKCC from the coding sequence ATGATCCAGAGTCAGTTAAGAGACCAATTGCCTGGAGGGAAATATCACAATCCAGATGTTGGTGTCCTTGAGGAAACTCAAAACTGTCCGCGTACTAACATTGTGTCTGAACGTGACTTTGCTTCTTATGACCGCAGGTTAAAAATGAAACCTAACATGACAACAGTAGCTGCAGCTGGTGTCATCATgtttaacaataacaaaacaGCTGATTGGATATATGGGAAATCCCAGGAAGAATTGGCAAGGCTAGTTTTACTAGCAAGGCGAAATAGAAAAGGATATATCAGAAAGTAcagagaaaaaaaagcaaatatattgCAGTACAAAATCGATGAGATGGACAAGCGCAACTTAGAAAAGGAAATAAAGGAGCAAAAGGCAAGCgaagaaaaagagtttttgacAACAGAAATTGGGAAGGATGGTGGTTTAATTTTGTGTAAAGAGGATTTTGAGCAAATCTTAGGTACTGAAAATGAAATTGTAATGAAGTTGCAAAGACAAattaaatttcgaaaaaaagtaCTACAGCAAAAATTTCCAGAAAAGTGGCTACAGTTAGGAGAAAAGGTAAAAggtgaaaattacaaaaaatttggtATAGAGGCGTTAAAAACAAACCTGCtatcaatttttaagtttttaaaagatgctCCAGAACAACGAGcaaatacaataaaatgttCAGTCATCAGACAGAATAATGAAAGACAAGAAatgttgttaacattaaaaaaaaaggtcagaTTAGAGGGTGACACTAGATTATTAATGGaaactagaaaaataataagAGCAGGCACATCAAAGGGAGGGGTTCCAAAGTTTTTAGGAAAAagaattaaacataaaatggtAGATGAAGGTGGAAAGGATGTATGGTATTCAGGGCTCGTAGTAAGTGTTTTAGATGACAATGAATTTGATGATGAATGCGAGTTTGAGATACTATATGACGGATTTGAGGATAAATACGATATCGAGTTAGTCAAAGAGTGGAGGATGAAATGTGTTGTGATAGAGGGAAAGGCTGATGGTTATGTGGAGGGCGAAAttcgaaaaaaacaaaaatgttgttaa